The following proteins are encoded in a genomic region of Acidimicrobiales bacterium:
- a CDS encoding VOC family protein encodes MPDLLRLDHVQLAMPPGEEERAVVFYEGLLGIPRVPKPAPLAARGGCWFERGDLRVHLGVEADFRPARKAHPAFAVSSLTELVERLDGAGVEVRPGDGVNQVYVDDPFGNRIELIEPAPS; translated from the coding sequence GTGCCGGACCTTCTCCGCCTCGACCACGTGCAGCTGGCGATGCCGCCCGGGGAGGAGGAGCGGGCCGTGGTGTTCTACGAGGGTCTGCTGGGCATCCCCCGGGTTCCCAAGCCGGCGCCGCTGGCCGCCCGGGGCGGGTGCTGGTTCGAGAGAGGGGACCTGCGGGTGCACCTGGGCGTCGAGGCCGACTTCCGCCCGGCACGCAAGGCCCATCCGGCCTTCGCCGTGTCCTCGCTGACCGAGCTGGTGGAGCGGCTGGACGGGGCCGGTGTCGAGGTCCGGCCCGGTGACGGCGTCAACCAGGTGTACGTCGACGACCCCTTCGGCAACCGCATCGAGCTGATCGAGCCGGCGCCGTCGTGA
- a CDS encoding glycosyltransferase, with amino-acid sequence MSAPDPVTVVVIHHRNPQQCAITCGAFAAQGRSVRIIVVDNGSPEPDRAALRRIPGIEMLELGRNCGFGPAANAGIRHWMRGETGEWVVVAPHDARPRPGALDTLLEVAGSRPRAAMACAEYGDRTRPVVDHYLGGLVFPLDTEGPWVPTEHPHGTMLALRRDGVARVGLFDERYFAYVEEADLALRMTAGGWEVGMVLGAVVDNPGTDVPRPVVEYLQTRNTLLLVREHFGRYHGFIRLCIAVISTVHQWLRPSRRAPWYDARARWLALGHFLSRRFGAPPVSLTG; translated from the coding sequence GTGAGTGCCCCGGACCCGGTGACGGTCGTGGTCATCCACCACCGGAACCCCCAGCAGTGCGCCATCACCTGCGGGGCTTTTGCCGCCCAGGGGCGGTCCGTGCGGATAATCGTCGTCGACAACGGCTCCCCCGAACCGGACCGCGCCGCCCTGCGCCGGATCCCCGGGATCGAGATGCTCGAGCTGGGCCGCAACTGCGGCTTCGGACCGGCCGCCAACGCCGGGATCAGGCACTGGATGCGCGGTGAGACGGGGGAGTGGGTCGTGGTGGCGCCCCACGACGCCCGCCCCCGTCCCGGCGCCCTCGACACCCTGCTCGAGGTGGCCGGCTCCCGCCCCCGGGCCGCCATGGCCTGCGCCGAGTACGGGGACCGGACCCGCCCCGTGGTCGACCACTACCTCGGAGGTCTGGTCTTCCCGCTCGACACCGAGGGGCCGTGGGTGCCCACCGAGCACCCGCACGGCACCATGCTGGCGCTCCGCCGCGACGGGGTGGCGCGCGTCGGCCTGTTCGACGAGCGCTACTTCGCCTACGTCGAGGAGGCGGACCTGGCGCTGCGGATGACCGCAGGGGGGTGGGAGGTGGGAATGGTGCTCGGTGCCGTGGTCGACAACCCGGGCACCGACGTTCCCCGCCCGGTCGTCGAGTACCTCCAGACCCGCAACACCCTGCTCCTGGTGCGCGAGCACTTCGGTCGGTACCACGGCTTCATCCGCCTCTGCATCGCCGTGATCAGCACCGTGCACCAGTGGCTGCGGCCCTCGCGCCGGGCCCCGTGGTACGACGCCCGGGCGCGCTGGCTGGCGTTGGGTCATTTCCTCTCCCGCCGCTTCGGCGCCCCGCCCGTCTCGCTCACCGGCTGA
- a CDS encoding DNA-formamidopyrimidine glycosylase family protein — MPELPEVEALAAFLGERLAGRTVRRAEPVAFSALKTFDPPLDALAGRTVTGVGRHGKFLDIDMDGVHLVVHLARAGWVVWREEAPSARARPGKGPLALRVLLSGRDGEGDAALDFTEAGTQKRLAAYVVSDPGAVPGVARLGIDPLEAAFTSEALAGLVAERRAQIKGVLTDQALIAGVGNAYSDEALHRAGMSPFRNASNLSPEEIERLHRSLVELLSDAVERARGLPASGLKDDKRAGMQVHGRAGLPCPVCGDSVRSVSFADRSLQYCPTCQTGGKPLADRRLSRLLK; from the coding sequence GTGCCCGAGTTGCCCGAGGTGGAGGCTCTGGCCGCCTTCCTCGGGGAGCGGCTGGCGGGGCGGACGGTGCGCCGGGCCGAGCCTGTGGCCTTCTCCGCCCTCAAGACCTTCGATCCCCCCCTGGACGCCCTGGCCGGGCGCACGGTGACCGGGGTGGGACGGCACGGGAAGTTCCTCGACATCGACATGGACGGCGTGCACCTGGTCGTCCATCTGGCCCGGGCCGGCTGGGTGGTCTGGCGCGAGGAGGCGCCGAGCGCCCGGGCCCGTCCGGGGAAGGGGCCGCTGGCTCTGCGGGTGCTCCTGTCGGGGCGTGACGGGGAAGGTGACGCCGCCCTCGACTTCACCGAGGCCGGAACCCAGAAGCGGCTGGCCGCCTACGTCGTGTCCGACCCCGGGGCCGTCCCGGGAGTGGCCCGCCTCGGCATCGACCCCCTGGAGGCGGCCTTCACGAGCGAGGCCCTGGCCGGGCTGGTCGCGGAGCGCCGGGCCCAGATCAAGGGCGTGCTGACCGACCAGGCCCTGATCGCCGGCGTGGGCAACGCCTATTCCGACGAGGCGCTGCACCGGGCCGGCATGTCACCGTTCCGCAACGCCTCCAACCTGTCCCCGGAGGAGATCGAGCGGCTCCACCGCTCTCTCGTGGAGCTGCTTTCCGACGCGGTCGAACGGGCCCGGGGCCTTCCCGCCTCGGGGCTCAAGGACGACAAGCGGGCGGGGATGCAGGTCCACGGGCGCGCCGGGCTGCCCTGTCCGGTGTGCGGGGACTCGGTACGGTCGGTGTCGTTCGCCGACCGCTCTCTGCAGTACTGCCCGACCTGCCAGACCGGCGGCAAGCCGCTGGCCGACCGGCGCCTGTCGCGGCTGCTCAAGTAG